A genome region from Akkermansiaceae bacterium includes the following:
- a CDS encoding DUF3108 domain-containing protein, producing the protein MNPLITLFLTLACASASPAWEAELSPAKPGPHPPIPPCSLAFTLSWKGMLKAGQLTMDFAPKGVNKPGSLVIKCSASSRGAAAALFPYRHSYWSEIRPSTLASRYFHSTEEDSKEKAVTTIRYSRTKADVTEISTDLQTTVATAESFAFPYGSARDLFSAILYIRSQKLEPGEQHTLLLLPFKTPYLLKVRCEAKEMHLGQDALRLSFALHKIDRKTLTLGSYKKLKKPVTVWLSDDADRFPIELRASVYIGDVRAVLTGFSKTP; encoded by the coding sequence ATGAACCCCCTCATCACCCTTTTCCTAACCCTCGCCTGCGCCAGCGCCTCGCCCGCATGGGAGGCGGAGCTTTCCCCTGCGAAACCAGGTCCACACCCTCCCATCCCGCCCTGTTCACTCGCCTTCACCCTCAGTTGGAAAGGCATGCTCAAGGCCGGCCAGCTGACAATGGATTTCGCCCCAAAGGGCGTGAATAAACCCGGCTCCCTCGTCATCAAATGCTCCGCCTCCAGCCGCGGTGCCGCCGCCGCACTTTTCCCCTACCGTCACAGCTACTGGTCGGAGATCAGGCCTTCCACCCTCGCCTCGCGCTACTTCCATTCCACCGAGGAGGATTCCAAGGAAAAGGCCGTCACCACCATCCGCTACTCCCGCACAAAGGCAGATGTCACCGAGATCTCCACCGATCTGCAGACCACGGTCGCCACCGCCGAATCTTTCGCCTTCCCATACGGCTCCGCCCGCGACCTCTTTTCCGCCATCCTCTACATACGCAGCCAGAAACTCGAACCCGGCGAGCAACACACCCTCCTGCTCCTGCCTTTCAAAACCCCATACCTCCTCAAGGTACGGTGCGAGGCCAAGGAAATGCACCTCGGCCAAGACGCACTCAGGCTCTCCTTCGCACTTCACAAGATCGACAGGAAAACACTCACCCTCGGCTCATACAAGAAGCTGAAGAAACCCGTTACCGTCTGGCTCAGCGATGATGCGGACCGCTTCCCCATCGAGCTGCGGGCATCCGTTTACATCGGCGATGTCCGCGCCGTCCTCACAGGATTCTCGAAAACGCCATGA
- the tsaE gene encoding tRNA (adenosine(37)-N6)-threonylcarbamoyltransferase complex ATPase subunit type 1 TsaE, whose amino-acid sequence MTHSTAGTPEEMAKIGASFAALAKPGNIFGLTGTLGTGKTQWAKGFVAALDPTATVSSPTFPIVNGYSGGITPIFHFDFYRLKSAAELLALGWDEYLDQEGITICEWADMFPELMPEETIWIRISHLPDGGRSIVRTSRPEGAQPISS is encoded by the coding sequence ATGACCCATTCCACAGCCGGCACACCCGAAGAAATGGCGAAGATCGGAGCCTCCTTCGCAGCCCTGGCCAAGCCGGGCAACATCTTCGGCCTGACAGGCACCCTGGGCACAGGGAAGACCCAATGGGCCAAAGGCTTTGTCGCCGCGCTGGATCCCACGGCCACCGTCAGCAGCCCGACCTTTCCCATCGTCAACGGATACAGCGGCGGCATCACGCCGATCTTCCACTTCGATTTCTACCGGCTTAAATCCGCCGCAGAACTCCTCGCCCTCGGATGGGACGAATACCTCGATCAGGAAGGCATCACCATCTGCGAGTGGGCGGACATGTTCCCGGAACTCATGCCCGAGGAAACCATCTGGATCCGTATCTCACATCTCCCGGATGGCGGGCGGAGCATTGTCAGGACCAGCCGCCCGGAAGGCGCACAGCCGATCAGTAGTTGA
- a CDS encoding M48 family metallopeptidase yields the protein MTLLIVISLFLLWNLEFIATLLNIKAFPSTPPRELEGLMDQEKLEKARSYLTTNSRFDIIRASFSLALLLAFWFLGGFPYLDGLARSLAGSEILAGLIFLSALFLAQSLISIPFDFYETFVIEEKFGFNKTTKALFFADRAKGLALAAALGLPLIAGILWIFDAVPHAWLWAWAFVTAFQLIATFLAPSLILPLFNKFTPMEDGELKNGIQALGEKCGFPLQGVFTMDGSKRSTKGNAYFTGFGKLKKIALFDTLIAKSTPPELLAILAHEIGHFRLGHIRQRLVVGILQMGFIFFLIGIAVDSGGASARLLHDAFFVEKISTHTGLVFFIILLEPASKLLSILANAWSRKHEFEADAYASANTGTPEALASALKQLTTDHLSHPAPHKLRIVLDYSHPPLLQRLQALAGGK from the coding sequence ATGACCCTCCTCATCGTCATCTCCCTTTTCCTCCTCTGGAACCTCGAATTCATCGCCACCCTTCTCAACATCAAGGCCTTCCCCTCCACTCCTCCCCGGGAGCTGGAAGGACTCATGGATCAGGAAAAACTCGAAAAGGCACGCTCCTACCTGACCACCAACTCGCGCTTCGACATCATCCGAGCCAGCTTCTCGCTCGCCCTACTCCTCGCCTTCTGGTTCCTCGGCGGATTCCCTTATTTGGATGGTCTCGCCCGATCACTCGCAGGTAGCGAAATCCTTGCCGGACTCATCTTCCTCTCCGCACTTTTCCTCGCCCAAAGCCTCATCTCCATCCCCTTCGATTTCTACGAGACCTTCGTCATCGAGGAAAAATTCGGATTCAACAAAACCACAAAAGCCCTCTTCTTCGCAGACCGTGCCAAAGGACTCGCACTCGCCGCCGCCCTCGGCCTGCCCCTCATCGCCGGAATACTCTGGATCTTCGATGCCGTCCCCCACGCATGGCTCTGGGCATGGGCATTCGTCACCGCCTTCCAGCTCATCGCCACCTTCCTGGCACCCTCGCTCATCCTGCCGCTTTTCAACAAATTCACACCCATGGAGGACGGCGAGCTGAAAAACGGCATCCAAGCCCTCGGGGAAAAATGTGGCTTCCCGCTCCAAGGCGTCTTCACCATGGACGGCTCAAAACGCTCCACCAAGGGCAACGCCTACTTCACCGGCTTCGGAAAACTCAAGAAAATCGCCCTCTTCGACACCCTCATCGCCAAGTCCACCCCACCGGAGTTGCTCGCCATCCTCGCCCACGAGATCGGCCACTTCCGCCTCGGCCACATCCGCCAGCGTCTTGTCGTGGGCATACTCCAGATGGGCTTCATCTTTTTCCTCATCGGCATCGCCGTCGATTCGGGCGGAGCCTCCGCACGCCTGCTGCACGATGCGTTTTTCGTGGAAAAAATCTCCACTCATACCGGTCTGGTTTTCTTCATCATCCTCTTGGAACCAGCCTCAAAGCTCCTCTCCATCTTGGCCAATGCATGGTCGCGCAAGCACGAGTTTGAGGCGGATGCCTACGCCTCCGCAAACACCGGCACCCCGGAAGCACTCGCCAGCGCGCTCAAGCAGCTCACGACGGATCACCTCTCCCACCCCGCCCCGCACAAGCTGCGCATCGTGCTCGACTACTCGCACCCACCCCTCCTCCAAAGACTACAGGCACTGGCAGGCGGCAAGTAG
- a CDS encoding GatB/YqeY domain-containing protein: MSDTTTQISEDIKTAMRAKDSTALNSLRALKAALTNAAIEKGGLGTLLDEPETLAVVRKQIKQRQDSIEQFEKAGRAELAENEKAEIAILSKYLPAALSPEQIEAIVGQAISETGAASKADMGKAMKRAQELAEGRADGKLLSSAVMKALS; this comes from the coding sequence ATGAGCGACACCACCACCCAGATCTCCGAGGACATCAAGACCGCGATGCGCGCGAAGGACTCCACCGCCCTCAACTCACTCCGTGCCCTCAAAGCCGCGCTTACCAACGCCGCCATCGAGAAAGGCGGGCTTGGCACGCTGCTCGACGAGCCGGAGACGCTCGCCGTCGTACGCAAGCAGATCAAGCAACGCCAGGACTCGATCGAACAGTTCGAGAAGGCAGGGCGGGCTGAGCTTGCGGAGAACGAGAAGGCGGAGATCGCCATCCTTTCCAAATACCTGCCCGCCGCGCTCTCCCCGGAGCAGATCGAGGCGATCGTCGGCCAGGCAATTTCCGAAACCGGAGCCGCCTCCAAGGCGGACATGGGAAAGGCCATGAAGCGTGCCCAGGAACTCGCGGAAGGCCGCGCGGATGGGAAGCTCCTTTCCTCTGCAGTGATGAAAGCGCTCTCCTGA
- a CDS encoding thymidine phosphorylase: MPTLIARKREGEELSAGEIRDLVDGYVSGAVADYQMSAFAMAVFFRGMTAVETAALTRAMMESGDVFSHPPGSAVVDKHSTGGIGDKVSLVLAPLVACAGCRVPMVSGRGLGITGGTLDKLESIPGFRVAIGMGEAGEILSDLGVVMMGQTERFCPADKKLYALRDVTGTVPSIPLITASIMSKKMAESLDRLVLDVKYGSGAFMKHLEDAETLAAGMLAVGREMGVEVRAMLHEMSEPTGCAVGNALEVVEALECLDGGGPADLREIVLDLSEAIAGVPRGRLGEMLDDGTAKAKFVELVVRQGGKEGDLARLAEIHRAPVIHEVLAAASGVVVGMDAGQIGQASLELGAGRAKAADSVDFAVGFDRLAKCGARISAGDLVARIHSRSEDAARRAEATVLAAVSIR, from the coding sequence GTGCCGACATTGATCGCCCGGAAAAGGGAGGGGGAGGAACTATCCGCCGGGGAAATCAGGGATTTGGTCGACGGTTATGTTTCTGGCGCTGTCGCAGATTACCAGATGTCCGCCTTCGCGATGGCGGTTTTTTTCAGAGGGATGACAGCCGTTGAGACGGCGGCGCTGACCCGTGCGATGATGGAGAGCGGTGATGTTTTCTCCCACCCGCCTGGAAGCGCCGTGGTGGACAAGCACTCCACGGGCGGCATCGGCGACAAGGTCTCCCTGGTGCTTGCGCCACTTGTGGCCTGCGCCGGTTGCCGGGTGCCCATGGTGTCGGGGCGCGGGCTGGGGATCACCGGAGGCACGCTCGACAAGCTTGAGTCCATCCCCGGTTTCCGCGTGGCGATAGGCATGGGCGAGGCTGGGGAAATCCTCTCCGATCTCGGGGTTGTGATGATGGGGCAGACCGAGCGTTTCTGTCCTGCGGACAAGAAGCTCTATGCGCTGCGCGATGTGACAGGCACCGTCCCATCCATCCCGCTCATCACCGCATCGATCATGTCGAAGAAAATGGCGGAATCGCTCGACAGGCTGGTGCTCGATGTGAAGTACGGCTCCGGGGCTTTCATGAAACACCTTGAGGATGCGGAAACCCTAGCCGCCGGGATGCTCGCGGTGGGCCGTGAGATGGGGGTTGAGGTTCGCGCCATGCTCCATGAAATGAGCGAGCCGACGGGTTGTGCCGTGGGCAACGCCCTGGAGGTGGTTGAGGCGCTGGAGTGCCTGGATGGCGGCGGCCCGGCGGATCTCCGGGAGATAGTGCTGGATCTCAGCGAGGCGATCGCCGGGGTACCGCGCGGACGGCTCGGGGAAATGCTCGACGACGGGACTGCGAAGGCGAAATTCGTGGAGCTCGTTGTCAGGCAGGGCGGCAAGGAAGGGGATCTGGCGAGGCTTGCGGAGATCCACAGGGCACCGGTGATCCATGAAGTACTGGCCGCAGCAAGCGGCGTGGTGGTCGGTATGGATGCCGGGCAGATCGGCCAAGCCTCCCTGGAACTCGGAGCCGGAAGAGCCAAGGCGGCTGACTCGGTGGATTTCGCCGTCGGTTTCGACCGCCTGGCCAAGTGCGGTGCGCGGATCTCTGCGGGGGATCTCGTCGCAAGGATCCATTCCAGATCCGAGGATGCAGCGCGTCGGGCGGAAGCTACGGTTCTCGCTGCCGTCTCGATCCGATGA
- a CDS encoding ion transporter: protein MSPDGKSEKGGWRERLWRIIFLSDTKAGQIFDVALLVLIGASVLVVMLDSVESLRSEHGRLFFSLEWVFTIVFTSEYAVRMFVVRKKRKYALSFFGIVDLLSILPTYLALLFTGSQYLMVIRILRLLRMFRVLKMAHHFGQSNLLLNSLRSSWPKISVFLFFILILVSIEGTLMYLVEGAHNPGFSSIPQSIYWAIVTVTTVGYGDVAPLTVVGKVLSSMIMLSGFAIIAVPAGIVITEIGREREMLRMDGRKCGQCGWVGHDPGANFCKHCGNGLGNTKSPG, encoded by the coding sequence ATGAGTCCTGATGGGAAATCTGAAAAAGGCGGCTGGCGTGAGCGCCTGTGGAGGATCATTTTCCTCTCGGACACAAAGGCCGGGCAGATCTTCGATGTCGCCCTTCTCGTCCTGATCGGGGCGAGCGTGCTGGTGGTGATGCTCGACAGCGTGGAAAGCCTGCGCAGCGAGCATGGCAGGCTTTTCTTCAGCCTTGAGTGGGTTTTCACCATCGTCTTCACCAGCGAGTATGCGGTGCGGATGTTCGTCGTGCGGAAAAAGCGGAAGTATGCCCTGAGCTTTTTCGGCATCGTGGATCTGCTTTCCATCCTGCCCACCTACCTCGCCCTGCTTTTCACCGGCAGCCAGTACCTGATGGTGATACGCATACTCCGGTTGTTGCGCATGTTCCGGGTGCTGAAAATGGCCCACCACTTCGGCCAGTCGAACCTGCTGCTCAATTCGCTGCGCTCCAGCTGGCCGAAGATCTCCGTGTTCCTGTTTTTCATCCTCATACTCGTCTCGATCGAAGGCACGCTGATGTATCTTGTCGAGGGCGCACACAATCCCGGTTTCAGCTCCATACCGCAGTCGATTTACTGGGCCATCGTTACAGTGACAACGGTGGGCTACGGCGATGTGGCACCGCTGACGGTGGTGGGCAAGGTGCTTTCGTCGATGATCATGTTGAGCGGCTTTGCGATCATCGCGGTGCCAGCCGGCATCGTGATCACGGAGATCGGCAGGGAGCGGGAGATGCTGCGGATGGATGGCAGGAAATGCGGCCAATGCGGCTGGGTGGGGCATGATCCGGGCGCGAATTTCTGCAAACACTGCGGCAACGGCCTGGGCAACACGAAATCCCCGGGGTAG
- a CDS encoding SLC13 family permease, whose protein sequence is MNQDIALTLLVVLLTLVAFVREWAPPDVLAITILCLLVALGLVGMADMSVVFRNEAPLTIAALFVIGGALEKSGAVDQIGRLLQRRVNGGLRSSVLAFTVVAAFFSAWMNNTAIVAILMPVVLGFARSKDIPASKLLIPLSYSSILGGCCTLIGTSTNLLVNGTLKDMGLQPMTMFELAPLGIPLAIAGIAYLVAFGPKLLPSRSSITGSLEIDHRTTPLHHLLIGDGSELIGQRLMDTRLGNRDAGIHVLEIRRRGARLMMPLRDVTVERNDRFLVALHRRKGGAAKPEQLFSEIGAQELSVVDGIVSELVVPGESSIVGRTLAGSDFRQRYNCVVLAVHRNGLNITSRMSEISIERGDTLLVITAVNNLPELKSSRDFVLTDAPQTKAEDAPAPTAERWPVLLSWGVLGGVVLTVTLTDLLRRMGLPLPSIPIHYAGLVGALVLLWAKVLSPREAYASVDWQVLMMLYGLLGLGMAMESSGTAEWLAKNLVGLAESFFAREMLPYALLWLIFIFTLLLTEVLSNNATAVMMIPIVVRLAGELGVDSRPFIMAVTVAASAAFALPMGYQTHMMVYGPGGYRFADYLRVGIPLNVICLLVACPIIPLIWPF, encoded by the coding sequence ATGAACCAGGATATTGCATTAACCCTGTTGGTGGTCTTGCTGACGCTTGTCGCCTTCGTCCGCGAATGGGCTCCGCCGGATGTGCTTGCGATCACGATCCTCTGCTTGCTTGTGGCGCTGGGGCTGGTCGGCATGGCGGACATGTCGGTGGTTTTTCGCAACGAGGCACCGCTGACCATCGCCGCGCTTTTCGTGATCGGCGGGGCTCTTGAGAAGTCCGGCGCGGTGGACCAGATCGGGCGACTGCTGCAGCGCAGGGTCAACGGCGGGCTGCGCTCCTCGGTTCTGGCCTTCACGGTGGTGGCGGCGTTTTTCAGCGCGTGGATGAACAACACCGCGATCGTCGCCATCCTCATGCCTGTCGTGCTGGGTTTCGCGAGGTCGAAGGATATCCCAGCGTCCAAGCTGCTCATCCCGCTTTCCTATTCCTCCATACTCGGCGGCTGCTGCACGCTGATAGGGACTTCCACGAACCTATTGGTCAACGGCACGCTCAAGGACATGGGTCTGCAGCCGATGACAATGTTCGAGCTTGCGCCGCTGGGCATTCCGCTGGCCATTGCCGGCATCGCATACCTCGTCGCCTTCGGCCCCAAGCTGCTGCCCTCGCGCTCCTCGATCACAGGCAGCCTGGAGATCGATCACCGCACGACGCCGCTGCATCACCTGCTCATCGGAGATGGTTCGGAGCTGATCGGGCAACGGCTCATGGACACCCGCCTCGGCAACAGGGATGCGGGGATCCATGTGCTGGAAATCAGGCGGCGTGGAGCGCGCCTGATGATGCCGCTCAGGGATGTCACTGTGGAGAGGAACGACCGTTTCCTGGTGGCGCTGCACCGGCGCAAGGGCGGGGCGGCCAAGCCGGAGCAGCTGTTTTCCGAGATCGGCGCGCAGGAACTTTCGGTGGTGGACGGGATCGTCTCGGAGCTGGTTGTGCCGGGCGAGTCATCCATCGTCGGCAGGACCCTGGCGGGTTCCGATTTCCGCCAGCGCTATAATTGCGTGGTGCTGGCGGTTCATCGCAACGGCCTGAACATCACCAGCCGCATGTCGGAAATCTCCATCGAGCGCGGCGACACGCTGCTAGTCATCACAGCGGTGAACAATCTCCCCGAGCTGAAATCAAGCCGGGATTTCGTGCTGACGGACGCACCCCAGACGAAGGCGGAAGATGCGCCCGCACCCACTGCCGAGCGCTGGCCGGTTTTGCTGTCCTGGGGTGTTCTGGGCGGGGTGGTGCTGACGGTCACGCTCACGGATTTGCTGCGCAGGATGGGCTTGCCCTTGCCTTCCATCCCCATCCATTACGCCGGACTTGTCGGGGCGCTGGTGTTGCTGTGGGCAAAGGTGCTGAGCCCGAGGGAGGCGTACGCCAGCGTGGACTGGCAGGTGCTGATGATGCTCTACGGATTGCTCGGCCTTGGCATGGCGATGGAATCATCCGGCACCGCCGAGTGGCTTGCAAAGAATCTCGTGGGCTTGGCGGAGAGCTTTTTCGCACGGGAAATGCTGCCTTATGCACTGCTGTGGCTGATCTTCATTTTCACCCTGCTGCTGACCGAGGTGCTGTCCAACAACGCAACGGCGGTGATGATGATCCCCATCGTCGTGCGCCTGGCGGGCGAGCTTGGCGTCGATTCGCGGCCGTTCATCATGGCGGTCACGGTCGCGGCCTCTGCGGCCTTCGCGCTTCCGATGGGCTACCAGACGCACATGATGGTCTATGGCCCGGGAGGCTACCGCTTTGCGGATTACCTGCGTGTGGGCATCCCGCTGAATGTGATCTGCCTGTTGGTGGCATGCCCCATCATTCCCTTGATCTGGCCCTTCTGA
- a CDS encoding citramalate synthase: MKSVHIYDTTLRDGTQGEGFQLSGLDKLRIAKRLDEFGVDYIEGGWPGSNPKDVEFFREAKSLSLSNAKLAAFGSTRRANVKVEEDAQVKLLLDAETPVVTIFGKSWELQVTEILRTTVGENQAMIHDTVSHLVANGREVIYDAEHFFDGYKDGAEHALATLKAAADGGASCLVLCDTNGGTLPSEIAEICQAVQEHLPGIPVGIHTHNDCELGVANAIAAVQAGARHVQGTVNGYGERTGNCNLTSVIPILQLKMGLEVVPRLEDLRDLSFFVDDVSNNPHFARAAFVGRTAFAHKGGMHVNAVQKLARSYEHIVPSSVGNEQAILVSELSGQSNILLKAEQMGMPIEKGAPEASAILAEIKRLEHEGYSFEAAGGSLELLIRRELGKYTKPFEANEYHTSFRQYRDGHRPVCEATVKVNVNDATELTVAEGHGVVNALDIALRKALLPFYPEIAEVALVDYKVRILECRDATASKTRVLIVSAHGGETWGTVGVSENIIEASWIALVDGIDLFLQRRAAKG; this comes from the coding sequence ATGAAATCAGTCCATATCTACGATACCACCCTGCGCGACGGCACCCAAGGTGAGGGTTTCCAGCTTTCCGGCCTCGACAAGCTCAGGATCGCGAAGCGGCTCGACGAGTTCGGGGTGGATTACATCGAGGGCGGCTGGCCGGGATCGAACCCCAAGGATGTCGAGTTTTTCCGGGAGGCGAAATCGCTGTCCCTCAGCAACGCGAAGCTGGCGGCCTTCGGATCGACCCGCCGTGCGAACGTGAAGGTGGAGGAAGATGCGCAGGTGAAACTTCTGCTCGATGCGGAGACGCCGGTGGTGACGATTTTCGGGAAAAGCTGGGAGCTCCAGGTCACTGAGATCCTGCGCACGACGGTGGGGGAAAACCAGGCGATGATCCATGACACGGTCTCCCATCTGGTGGCGAACGGGCGTGAGGTGATCTACGACGCGGAGCATTTTTTCGACGGCTACAAGGACGGCGCGGAACACGCCCTCGCAACGCTCAAGGCGGCGGCCGACGGCGGGGCGTCCTGCCTGGTGCTCTGTGATACGAACGGCGGCACGCTGCCCAGCGAGATCGCGGAGATCTGCCAAGCGGTGCAGGAACACCTGCCCGGCATCCCTGTAGGGATCCATACGCACAACGACTGCGAGCTTGGCGTGGCGAATGCGATTGCCGCCGTCCAGGCGGGCGCACGCCACGTGCAGGGCACGGTGAACGGCTATGGCGAGCGCACCGGGAACTGCAACCTCACCTCCGTCATCCCCATCCTGCAGCTCAAAATGGGCCTTGAGGTGGTGCCTCGCCTCGAGGATCTGCGCGATCTCTCATTTTTCGTGGACGATGTTTCCAACAACCCGCACTTCGCCCGCGCGGCTTTCGTAGGGCGCACCGCCTTCGCGCACAAGGGCGGGATGCACGTGAATGCCGTCCAGAAGCTCGCACGCAGCTACGAGCACATCGTGCCTTCCAGCGTCGGCAACGAGCAGGCCATACTGGTTTCCGAACTCAGCGGCCAGTCGAACATCCTGCTCAAGGCGGAGCAGATGGGGATGCCCATCGAAAAGGGTGCGCCCGAGGCTTCGGCCATCCTCGCGGAGATCAAGCGCCTGGAGCACGAGGGCTACTCCTTCGAGGCGGCCGGCGGTTCGCTGGAGCTGCTGATCCGCAGGGAGCTCGGGAAATACACAAAGCCCTTCGAGGCGAACGAATACCACACCAGCTTCCGCCAATACCGCGATGGCCACAGGCCGGTCTGCGAGGCGACCGTGAAGGTGAACGTGAACGACGCCACCGAACTCACTGTGGCGGAGGGCCACGGCGTGGTGAATGCGCTGGATATCGCGCTGCGGAAAGCCTTGCTGCCCTTCTACCCTGAAATTGCGGAAGTCGCGTTGGTCGATTACAAGGTGCGAATCCTGGAATGCCGTGACGCGACTGCATCGAAGACCCGGGTGCTCATCGTCTCCGCCCACGGCGGCGAGACGTGGGGCACGGTCGGGGTCTCGGAAAACATCATCGAGGCCAGTTGGATCGCGCTGGTTGACGGGATCGACCTGTTCCTCCAGCGCAGGGCAGCCAAGGGCTGA
- a CDS encoding lysophospholipid acyltransferase family protein: MAKSTNTDIKGNRISRLAGRLAACLMKLWSMTLRYEVNGTKGVSKPQIGKKPVIFVLWHNRIFTMPPVWKETGGKGRRSVVLTSASKDGTTLATAMERFGLGAIRGSSSRRAVSALIGMKKALREGFDVCVTPDGPKGPRYQVQPGVIKIAQSAAAEIIPIHIRYGGAWRLSSWDRFVIPMPFSRVNITFGDPMHVPGDLSPEDFEKARLALQECLLSGSDDA; encoded by the coding sequence ATGGCCAAATCGACGAACACCGACATCAAGGGCAACCGGATCTCCCGCCTGGCAGGCCGCCTCGCTGCCTGCCTCATGAAGCTCTGGAGCATGACCCTCCGGTACGAGGTGAACGGCACAAAAGGCGTATCAAAACCGCAGATCGGGAAGAAACCCGTCATCTTCGTCCTCTGGCACAACCGCATCTTCACCATGCCACCGGTCTGGAAAGAAACCGGCGGCAAGGGACGCCGGTCCGTCGTCCTGACCAGCGCCAGCAAGGATGGCACAACACTCGCCACCGCCATGGAAAGATTCGGCCTCGGCGCGATCCGCGGCTCCTCCTCACGGCGCGCCGTCTCCGCCCTCATCGGGATGAAAAAAGCCCTGCGCGAGGGCTTCGATGTCTGCGTCACCCCGGACGGCCCGAAGGGGCCGCGCTACCAAGTCCAGCCGGGAGTCATCAAGATCGCGCAGTCTGCGGCAGCGGAGATCATCCCCATCCACATCCGCTATGGGGGCGCATGGCGGCTCAGTTCATGGGATCGCTTTGTCATCCCAATGCCTTTCAGCAGGGTGAACATCACGTTTGGAGATCCTATGCACGTCCCCGGCGACCTGAGCCCCGAGGACTTCGAAAAAGCCCGGCTTGCCCTGCAGGAATGCCTGCTCTCCGGCAGCGACGATGCTTGA
- a CDS encoding YegP family protein yields the protein MSYELKQTAGGKFMFNLKAANHQVILTSQLYEGKASAQSGIASVQKHGADDKNFELKTASSGQPYFILKASNGQTIGKSEMYNSEAAAKNGIASVKKNSASSKIKEA from the coding sequence ATGTCCTACGAACTCAAGCAAACCGCCGGCGGCAAATTCATGTTCAACCTGAAGGCAGCCAACCATCAGGTCATCCTGACCAGCCAGCTCTACGAAGGCAAAGCCTCCGCACAGTCAGGCATCGCCTCCGTCCAGAAACACGGAGCGGACGACAAGAATTTCGAGCTGAAAACCGCTTCCTCCGGCCAACCCTATTTCATCCTCAAGGCATCCAACGGCCAGACCATCGGCAAGAGTGAGATGTACAACAGCGAAGCCGCCGCCAAGAACGGCATCGCGTCGGTGAAGAAGAATTCCGCCTCCTCCAAGATCAAGGAAGCCTAA
- a CDS encoding LysM peptidoglycan-binding domain-containing protein produces MKMTTRLASLLALFATTGPLLSATELERLRAKCAEQEMQINQLELKIARLTDTPPPSRSASTEDTAALDFKPIEKPSTYTVKAGDSIERISRNTGVSATTINRLNGLNSSSIIHPGQQIKLPGTTASASSAPRNSAAATATRTHTVQSGETYYKISRRYGVSVDDLIAANPNVNHRALRVGQKIKVSAAEEIVSKPTTKPAPSLSSAPSIPISNYEEPAKKSRAPELPVRIDKEITYGEFARIHNTTTSRLDELNGLELDPSTVLAQGSELYLPAQP; encoded by the coding sequence ATGAAGATGACCACACGCCTTGCCTCTCTTCTCGCCCTCTTCGCCACCACCGGCCCGCTGCTTTCCGCGACCGAACTTGAGCGCCTCCGAGCCAAATGTGCGGAGCAGGAAATGCAGATCAACCAGCTGGAGCTGAAAATCGCCAGGCTCACCGACACTCCGCCACCCTCGCGCAGCGCTAGCACCGAGGACACGGCGGCTCTGGATTTCAAGCCCATCGAGAAGCCATCCACCTACACGGTGAAAGCCGGTGACAGCATTGAGCGCATCTCCCGCAACACCGGTGTTTCCGCGACCACCATCAACAGACTGAACGGCCTGAACTCCAGTTCCATCATCCATCCCGGCCAACAGATCAAGCTCCCGGGCACGACAGCCAGCGCTTCCAGTGCTCCAAGGAATTCCGCCGCGGCCACGGCAACCCGCACCCACACAGTCCAATCCGGTGAAACATACTACAAGATCTCCCGGAGATACGGCGTTTCCGTTGACGATCTCATCGCCGCGAACCCGAACGTGAACCATCGCGCCCTGCGTGTCGGCCAGAAAATCAAGGTGTCAGCTGCCGAGGAAATCGTCAGCAAGCCCACCACCAAGCCGGCTCCATCCCTTTCCTCTGCACCTTCCATCCCGATCTCCAATTACGAGGAGCCGGCCAAGAAATCTCGTGCCCCGGAGCTTCCCGTCCGCATCGACAAGGAGATCACCTACGGGGAGTTTGCCAGGATACACAACACCACGACAAGCCGCCTCGATGAACTCAACGGCCTCGAGCTAGACCCTTCCACTGTCCTCGCTCAGGGCTCCGAGCTGTATCTACCCGCCCAGCCATAA